Proteins from one Puntigrus tetrazona isolate hp1 chromosome 10, ASM1883169v1, whole genome shotgun sequence genomic window:
- the LOC122352883 gene encoding phosphatidylinositol 4,5-bisphosphate 5-phosphatase A isoform X3, which produces MDPMQPIQSCSIPEEQTGFPGLKPVPALLGNPCKVASSSHCQMVMTGNPPTSGQTPALQTNSAVQERTRPDSTTQSTKSISISRPRPAALGTKTSIKVSRSNEPSLQVKVTGMTNFLLHSPAESPLPYYSPQKPLSPTPQLGFNPPTLPSPPSQHARANTHNNLIARPIPIPNPSPSSNPIPQPIPSPEAHVSNTGDTTEKKLNKTISEEGDFRVHIVTWNVGSGIPPDDITSLFGSGIENGSTDMVVVGLQEVNSMINKRLKDALFIDQWSELCMDTLSRFGYVLLNMAKKSESVLEGFSEGPLNFPPTYKFDVGTHTYDTSAKKRKPAWTDRILWRLRRTGSPVPSHNSALQRGLTSWLGGATRVSQHFYRSHMGFTISDHKPVSALFSLHFPFKVNLPLVTLEVEKEWTKFSDATVKLSLAHGFQRSSWDWVGLYKVGCKHHKDYAAYVWAKSEHSTQVTFSEEDLPRDPGEYILGYYSNNTNSIVGVTEPFQVQLPLSMQPAPACQLHSDSSDISSEDDSTLVLLAPSSRSPSPGNHGNKRHHQKRQRSRSPAVPALSGTPLSSLQSLSLCPRPRDGPARSSSPRPLANAKKERLVSPDTLTSPSLSPLSPRSPVSPVSAPEALIAAILGEPRPPQIGKAGDVIL; this is translated from the exons ATGGATCCAATGCAGCCCATTCAGAGCTGCTCAATACCCGAAGAACAAACTGGTTTTCCAGGACTTAAACCAGTCCCAGCACTGCTTGGAAACCCTTGCAAGGTGGCCTCATCCTCACACTGCCAGATGGTCATGACTGGAAACCCACCAACATCAGGACAGACCCCGGCACTGCAGACAAACTCAGCCGTTCAGGAGAGAACTAGACCAGACTCCACCACACAATCCACAAAAAGCATCAGCATCAGTCGACCCAGGCCTGCAGCACTGGGCACCAAGACATCTATCAAAGTCTCCAGATCCAATGAGCCTTCACTGCAGGTTAAAGTTACAGGAATGACCAACTTCCTGTTGCACTCCCCTGCCGAGTCACCATTGCCTTATTACAGCCCCCAAAAGCCGCTGAGCCCCACTCCTCAGCTTGGTTTCAACCCCCCGACACTTCCAAGCCCTCCATCACAGCATGCCCGAGCTAACACACACAATAACCTAATTGCAAGACCAATTCCCATCCCAAACCCTAGCCCCTCATCTAACCCCATTCCTCAACCAATTCCAAGTCCTGAAGCACATGTATCAAACACAGGAGACACTACTGAAAAGAAGTTGAACAAGACCATCAGCGAGGAGGGGGATTTCAG AGTGCATATTGTCACATGGAATGTAGGCTCTGGTATACCACCAGATGACATCACTTCTTTGTTTGGATCTGGCATTGAAAATGGGAGCACTGACATGGTGGTTGTCGG actGCAGGAAGTAAACTCTATGATAAACAAGCGGCTGAAAGATGCTCTGTTCATAGACCAGTGGAGTGAGCTCTGCATGGACACACTCAGTCGTTTCGGATATGTATTG CtgaacatggcaaaaaaaagtgaatcaGTTCTAGAGGGGTTTTCAGAAGGACCTCTGAATTTCCCACCAACTTACAAGTTTGATGTGGGGACACATACTTATGACACAAG TGCAAAAAAGAGAAAGCCTGCATGGACAGATCGCATTTTATGGCGTCTGCGCAGGACAGGCTCCCCTGTTCCATCACATAATTCTGCACTTCAGCGGGGTTTGACCTCATGGCTGGGTGGTGCCACCAGAGTTTCCCAGCATTTCTACCGCAGTCATATGGGCTTCACTATTAGTGATCACAAGCCAGTGTCCGCCCTCTTCTCTTTGCAT TTTCCCTTTAAGGTGAACTTACCATTAGTGACACTGGAAGTGGAGAAGGAATGGACCAAGTTCTCTGATGCTACAGTTAAACTCTCATTGGCCCATGGCTTTCAGAGGAGTTCATGGGACTGGGTGGGACTGTACAAG GTTGGCTGTAAGCATCACAAGGATTACGCTGCATATGTGTGGGCCAAATCTGAGCATTCTACGCAG GTGACGTTTTCTGAGGAGGATTTGCCGAGAGACCCAGGAGAATATATTCTGGGATATTACAGTAACAACACCAACAGCATCGTAGGAGTGACTGAACCATTTCAG gTGCAGCTCCCCTTGTCCATGCAACCTGCACCAGCATGTCAATTGCACTCTGACAGTTCTGACATCAGCTCTGAAGATGACAGTACACTGGTGCTGTTGGCCCCCAGCTCTCGTAGCCCCAGCCCTGGAAACCACGGCAACAAACGGCATCACCAGAAGCGTCAGCGTAGCCGCAGCCCTGCCGTACCAGCGCTCTCCGGGACGCCTCTTTCCTCCCTACAGTCTCTTAGCCTGTGCCCTCGTCCTCGCGATGGCCCAGCACGGAGCTCCTCCCCTCGCCCTTTGGCCAATGCCAAGAAAGAGCGTCTAGTTTCTCCAGACACGTTAACCTCGCCCTCCCTCAGTCCTCTCAGTCCACGGAGCCCAGTGTCCCCCGTCAGCGCTCCAGAGGCTCTCATAGCAGCCATTTTAGGAGAGCCCAGGCCTCCTCAGATAGGAAAAGCAGGCGATGTGATTCTCTGA
- the LOC122352883 gene encoding inositol polyphosphate 5-phosphatase K isoform X1, whose product MDPMQPIQSCSIPEEQTGFPGLKPVPALLGNPCKVASSSHCQMVMTGNPPTSGQTPALQTNSAVQERTRPDSTTQSTKSISISRPRPAALGTKTSIKVSRSNEPSLQVKVTGMTNFLLHSPAESPLPYYSPQKPLSPTPQLGFNPPTLPSPPSQHARANTHNNLIARPIPIPNPSPSSNPIPQPIPSPEAHVSNTGDTTEKKLNKTISEEGDFRVHIVTWNVGSGIPPDDITSLFGSGIENGSTDMVVVGLQEVNSMINKRLKDALFIDQWSELCMDTLSRFGYVLVASQRMQGVFLLVFSKFCHLPFLRGVQTQSTRTGLGGYWGNKGGVSARMMVFGHPVCFLNCHLPAHMRNLEQRMEDFESILQQQQFEGSTAVGVLDHDVVFWFGDLNFRIEGYDIHVVKGAIENDKLPLLWEKDQLNMAKKSESVLEGFSEGPLNFPPTYKFDVGTHTYDTSAKKRKPAWTDRILWRLRRTGSPVPSHNSALQRGLTSWLGGATRVSQHFYRSHMGFTISDHKPVSALFSLHFPFKVNLPLVTLEVEKEWTKFSDATVKLSLAHGFQRSSWDWVGLYKVGCKHHKDYAAYVWAKSEHSTQVTFSEEDLPRDPGEYILGYYSNNTNSIVGVTEPFQVQLPLSMQPAPACQLHSDSSDISSEDDSTLVLLAPSSRSPSPGNHGNKRHHQKRQRSRSPAVPALSGTPLSSLQSLSLCPRPRDGPARSSSPRPLANAKKERLVSPDTLTSPSLSPLSPRSPVSPVSAPEALIAAILGEPRPPQIGKAGDVIL is encoded by the exons ATGGATCCAATGCAGCCCATTCAGAGCTGCTCAATACCCGAAGAACAAACTGGTTTTCCAGGACTTAAACCAGTCCCAGCACTGCTTGGAAACCCTTGCAAGGTGGCCTCATCCTCACACTGCCAGATGGTCATGACTGGAAACCCACCAACATCAGGACAGACCCCGGCACTGCAGACAAACTCAGCCGTTCAGGAGAGAACTAGACCAGACTCCACCACACAATCCACAAAAAGCATCAGCATCAGTCGACCCAGGCCTGCAGCACTGGGCACCAAGACATCTATCAAAGTCTCCAGATCCAATGAGCCTTCACTGCAGGTTAAAGTTACAGGAATGACCAACTTCCTGTTGCACTCCCCTGCCGAGTCACCATTGCCTTATTACAGCCCCCAAAAGCCGCTGAGCCCCACTCCTCAGCTTGGTTTCAACCCCCCGACACTTCCAAGCCCTCCATCACAGCATGCCCGAGCTAACACACACAATAACCTAATTGCAAGACCAATTCCCATCCCAAACCCTAGCCCCTCATCTAACCCCATTCCTCAACCAATTCCAAGTCCTGAAGCACATGTATCAAACACAGGAGACACTACTGAAAAGAAGTTGAACAAGACCATCAGCGAGGAGGGGGATTTCAG AGTGCATATTGTCACATGGAATGTAGGCTCTGGTATACCACCAGATGACATCACTTCTTTGTTTGGATCTGGCATTGAAAATGGGAGCACTGACATGGTGGTTGTCGG actGCAGGAAGTAAACTCTATGATAAACAAGCGGCTGAAAGATGCTCTGTTCATAGACCAGTGGAGTGAGCTCTGCATGGACACACTCAGTCGTTTCGGATATGTATTG GTGGCATCTCAGAGGATGCAGGGAGTTTTCTTACTGGTTTTTTCCAAATTCTGCCACCTTCCCTTTCTCAGAGGGGTACAAACCCAAAGCACTCGCACTGGGTTGGGAGGCTACTGG GGGAATAAAGGGGGTGTAAGTGCACGCATGATGGTGTTTGGACACCCTGTGTGCTTCCTTAACTGCCACCTGCCGGCTCACATGCGTAATCTGGAGCAGCGGATGGAGGACTTTGAAAGCatcctgcagcagcagcagttcgAAGGCAGCACAGCTGTGGGTGTGCTGGATCACGA TGTGGTGTTCTGGTTTGGTGATCTAAACTTCCGAATCGAAGGTTATGACATTCACGTGGTGAAAGGTGCAATTGAGAATGACAAACTGCCTCTTCTGTGGGAAAAAGATCAG CtgaacatggcaaaaaaaagtgaatcaGTTCTAGAGGGGTTTTCAGAAGGACCTCTGAATTTCCCACCAACTTACAAGTTTGATGTGGGGACACATACTTATGACACAAG TGCAAAAAAGAGAAAGCCTGCATGGACAGATCGCATTTTATGGCGTCTGCGCAGGACAGGCTCCCCTGTTCCATCACATAATTCTGCACTTCAGCGGGGTTTGACCTCATGGCTGGGTGGTGCCACCAGAGTTTCCCAGCATTTCTACCGCAGTCATATGGGCTTCACTATTAGTGATCACAAGCCAGTGTCCGCCCTCTTCTCTTTGCAT TTTCCCTTTAAGGTGAACTTACCATTAGTGACACTGGAAGTGGAGAAGGAATGGACCAAGTTCTCTGATGCTACAGTTAAACTCTCATTGGCCCATGGCTTTCAGAGGAGTTCATGGGACTGGGTGGGACTGTACAAG GTTGGCTGTAAGCATCACAAGGATTACGCTGCATATGTGTGGGCCAAATCTGAGCATTCTACGCAG GTGACGTTTTCTGAGGAGGATTTGCCGAGAGACCCAGGAGAATATATTCTGGGATATTACAGTAACAACACCAACAGCATCGTAGGAGTGACTGAACCATTTCAG gTGCAGCTCCCCTTGTCCATGCAACCTGCACCAGCATGTCAATTGCACTCTGACAGTTCTGACATCAGCTCTGAAGATGACAGTACACTGGTGCTGTTGGCCCCCAGCTCTCGTAGCCCCAGCCCTGGAAACCACGGCAACAAACGGCATCACCAGAAGCGTCAGCGTAGCCGCAGCCCTGCCGTACCAGCGCTCTCCGGGACGCCTCTTTCCTCCCTACAGTCTCTTAGCCTGTGCCCTCGTCCTCGCGATGGCCCAGCACGGAGCTCCTCCCCTCGCCCTTTGGCCAATGCCAAGAAAGAGCGTCTAGTTTCTCCAGACACGTTAACCTCGCCCTCCCTCAGTCCTCTCAGTCCACGGAGCCCAGTGTCCCCCGTCAGCGCTCCAGAGGCTCTCATAGCAGCCATTTTAGGAGAGCCCAGGCCTCCTCAGATAGGAAAAGCAGGCGATGTGATTCTCTGA
- the LOC122352883 gene encoding phosphatidylinositol 4,5-bisphosphate 5-phosphatase A isoform X2, giving the protein MDPMQPIQSCSIPEEQTGFPGLKPVPALLGNPCKVASSSHCQMVMTGNPPTSGQTPALQTNSAVQERTRPDSTTQSTKSISISRPRPAALGTKTSIKVSRSNEPSLQVKVTGMTNFLLHSPAESPLPYYSPQKPLSPTPQLGFNPPTLPSPPSQHARANTHNNLIARPIPIPNPSPSSNPIPQPIPSPEAHVSNTGDTTEKKLNKTISEEGDFRVHIVTWNVGSGIPPDDITSLFGSGIENGSTDMVVVGLQEVNSMINKRLKDALFIDQWSELCMDTLSRFGYVLGNKGGVSARMMVFGHPVCFLNCHLPAHMRNLEQRMEDFESILQQQQFEGSTAVGVLDHDVVFWFGDLNFRIEGYDIHVVKGAIENDKLPLLWEKDQLNMAKKSESVLEGFSEGPLNFPPTYKFDVGTHTYDTSAKKRKPAWTDRILWRLRRTGSPVPSHNSALQRGLTSWLGGATRVSQHFYRSHMGFTISDHKPVSALFSLHFPFKVNLPLVTLEVEKEWTKFSDATVKLSLAHGFQRSSWDWVGLYKVGCKHHKDYAAYVWAKSEHSTQVTFSEEDLPRDPGEYILGYYSNNTNSIVGVTEPFQVQLPLSMQPAPACQLHSDSSDISSEDDSTLVLLAPSSRSPSPGNHGNKRHHQKRQRSRSPAVPALSGTPLSSLQSLSLCPRPRDGPARSSSPRPLANAKKERLVSPDTLTSPSLSPLSPRSPVSPVSAPEALIAAILGEPRPPQIGKAGDVIL; this is encoded by the exons ATGGATCCAATGCAGCCCATTCAGAGCTGCTCAATACCCGAAGAACAAACTGGTTTTCCAGGACTTAAACCAGTCCCAGCACTGCTTGGAAACCCTTGCAAGGTGGCCTCATCCTCACACTGCCAGATGGTCATGACTGGAAACCCACCAACATCAGGACAGACCCCGGCACTGCAGACAAACTCAGCCGTTCAGGAGAGAACTAGACCAGACTCCACCACACAATCCACAAAAAGCATCAGCATCAGTCGACCCAGGCCTGCAGCACTGGGCACCAAGACATCTATCAAAGTCTCCAGATCCAATGAGCCTTCACTGCAGGTTAAAGTTACAGGAATGACCAACTTCCTGTTGCACTCCCCTGCCGAGTCACCATTGCCTTATTACAGCCCCCAAAAGCCGCTGAGCCCCACTCCTCAGCTTGGTTTCAACCCCCCGACACTTCCAAGCCCTCCATCACAGCATGCCCGAGCTAACACACACAATAACCTAATTGCAAGACCAATTCCCATCCCAAACCCTAGCCCCTCATCTAACCCCATTCCTCAACCAATTCCAAGTCCTGAAGCACATGTATCAAACACAGGAGACACTACTGAAAAGAAGTTGAACAAGACCATCAGCGAGGAGGGGGATTTCAG AGTGCATATTGTCACATGGAATGTAGGCTCTGGTATACCACCAGATGACATCACTTCTTTGTTTGGATCTGGCATTGAAAATGGGAGCACTGACATGGTGGTTGTCGG actGCAGGAAGTAAACTCTATGATAAACAAGCGGCTGAAAGATGCTCTGTTCATAGACCAGTGGAGTGAGCTCTGCATGGACACACTCAGTCGTTTCGGATATGTATTG GGGAATAAAGGGGGTGTAAGTGCACGCATGATGGTGTTTGGACACCCTGTGTGCTTCCTTAACTGCCACCTGCCGGCTCACATGCGTAATCTGGAGCAGCGGATGGAGGACTTTGAAAGCatcctgcagcagcagcagttcgAAGGCAGCACAGCTGTGGGTGTGCTGGATCACGA TGTGGTGTTCTGGTTTGGTGATCTAAACTTCCGAATCGAAGGTTATGACATTCACGTGGTGAAAGGTGCAATTGAGAATGACAAACTGCCTCTTCTGTGGGAAAAAGATCAG CtgaacatggcaaaaaaaagtgaatcaGTTCTAGAGGGGTTTTCAGAAGGACCTCTGAATTTCCCACCAACTTACAAGTTTGATGTGGGGACACATACTTATGACACAAG TGCAAAAAAGAGAAAGCCTGCATGGACAGATCGCATTTTATGGCGTCTGCGCAGGACAGGCTCCCCTGTTCCATCACATAATTCTGCACTTCAGCGGGGTTTGACCTCATGGCTGGGTGGTGCCACCAGAGTTTCCCAGCATTTCTACCGCAGTCATATGGGCTTCACTATTAGTGATCACAAGCCAGTGTCCGCCCTCTTCTCTTTGCAT TTTCCCTTTAAGGTGAACTTACCATTAGTGACACTGGAAGTGGAGAAGGAATGGACCAAGTTCTCTGATGCTACAGTTAAACTCTCATTGGCCCATGGCTTTCAGAGGAGTTCATGGGACTGGGTGGGACTGTACAAG GTTGGCTGTAAGCATCACAAGGATTACGCTGCATATGTGTGGGCCAAATCTGAGCATTCTACGCAG GTGACGTTTTCTGAGGAGGATTTGCCGAGAGACCCAGGAGAATATATTCTGGGATATTACAGTAACAACACCAACAGCATCGTAGGAGTGACTGAACCATTTCAG gTGCAGCTCCCCTTGTCCATGCAACCTGCACCAGCATGTCAATTGCACTCTGACAGTTCTGACATCAGCTCTGAAGATGACAGTACACTGGTGCTGTTGGCCCCCAGCTCTCGTAGCCCCAGCCCTGGAAACCACGGCAACAAACGGCATCACCAGAAGCGTCAGCGTAGCCGCAGCCCTGCCGTACCAGCGCTCTCCGGGACGCCTCTTTCCTCCCTACAGTCTCTTAGCCTGTGCCCTCGTCCTCGCGATGGCCCAGCACGGAGCTCCTCCCCTCGCCCTTTGGCCAATGCCAAGAAAGAGCGTCTAGTTTCTCCAGACACGTTAACCTCGCCCTCCCTCAGTCCTCTCAGTCCACGGAGCCCAGTGTCCCCCGTCAGCGCTCCAGAGGCTCTCATAGCAGCCATTTTAGGAGAGCCCAGGCCTCCTCAGATAGGAAAAGCAGGCGATGTGATTCTCTGA
- the smtna gene encoding smoothelin, protein MQGEKETLEAGTKVQPDTTGPLTVEQLAAIEDEEMLNNMLEKAVDFEERKMIRAAMRELLKRKRERRDRERAVRMENMRQQGGKGKTGAGLNKDQKSANGPSGSQYNAHRIAQARSFSPPTSTSFPKTVGSPAQSCVARVKVPGSSAVGGPNTKDVKQMLLDWCRVKTEPYEGVNIQNFSSSWADGLAFCALVHRFFPEGFEYCTLDPYDRRANFEKAFKTAEV, encoded by the exons ATGCAGGGAGAAAAGGAAACATTAGAGGCAGGTACCAAAGTGCAACCTGATACGACGGGCCCCCTGACAGTCGAACAGCTGGCAGCTATAGAGGATGAAGAGATGCTCAATAATATG CTTGAAAAGGCTGTGGATTTTGAGGAGAGGAAAATGATCCGCGCTGCTATGAGAGAACTGCTGAAGAGAAAGAGGG AGCGGCGTGATAGAGAGCGGGCGGTCCGAATGGAGAACATGCGTCAGCAGGGTGGCAAAGGAAAGACAGGTGCTGGACTGAATAAGGACCAGAAATCTGCTAATGGTCCGAGTGGGTCTCAGTACAACGCACACA GGATAGCTCAGGCAAGATCATTTTCTCCACCAACCTCTACTTCCTTTCCAAAAACTGTGGGCAG CCCGGCTCAGTCCTGTGTGGCCAGGGTTAAAGTACCGGGCAGCTCAGCAGTTGGGGGCCCAAATACCAAAGATGTCAAACAGATGCTGCTGGACTGGTGCCGGGTCAAGACTGAACCATATGAG GGTGTGAACATCCAAAATTTCTCCTCTAGCTGGGCAGACGGTCTAGCGTTTTGTGCCCTGGTGCACAGGTTCTTCCCAGAGGGCTTTGAATATTGCACTCTTGACCCCTATGATCGGAGAGCCAACTTTGAGAAGGCATTCAAGACTGCAGA GGTCTGA